The Penaeus vannamei isolate JL-2024 unplaced genomic scaffold, ASM4276789v1 unanchor4857, whole genome shotgun sequence nucleotide sequence GACCTGGCGGAAATatttgcccagttcattagctacttcgataGGATCAgagatggttaatggttaaaacaaatgtgctagacatctaaggtcatatagcactataggaaggcatagtaaagggggatgtcaggtgatagttgctgtgtcaactatctagagtagtgttgaaaggttgaagatgggggaaaaggttatggtggtttaggtaagggagttagatcaagtgaaggatatttatgtgtctgaggaaggagaacaggttgtcaaggcagaagctgtgggattctgtaaggatgtctgatatgttgggaggtcggtgaaaggaggataggtgtggaaaagcagaggtacgagCTGTATTAAAGCgtagacaggacaagagaatgtgtgggactgaaagagggacgtcACATAGAGggcataggggcgggtctgagcgtgacatttgATAGGCGTGTGTTACGcaagtgtggccaatacgtaagcgtgcgagggccgtctcccaatgtatgtttttgtgaagtggagctgaccaagaggagatagatggttttacagtatgtaatttattgttgtggagtcgaccaaaaagattgccatcgggtatacaataAGGTTTTAActtgggggtaataatccgtagctggaatatgagaagcgtagttgaggtgatgtggacattgcagcATAGcttgcaagagtatctgcctgttcattgccaaggataccaacatggctgggtacccagcaaaatctgacagatttgtgacgtgtggatagatagaacaaccagttctggatcttacagaaaTTCTGTTAAAGAATTATTTTAATAGAGttctacctttttcttctttcctttgattttttttattgtgttataAAATGTATACTCCTGAATCTCAAGGTAGATAGTaagaaaatattttcatcattcataatcataattataatccaaCAAGATTAGTTAGATTACATTAGTCCCTCACTTCTTGCTGTTTATTTGAGAGGTTTAGAACTAGTCcatttaaggttaggttaggttacaataTATGCAAGCAGAAAGGTATACAgttaaataacttttttttaccaCCAAAAGGCATCCAAACTGAAGTTTGTCAAaactaataaatacaataatttcAAACCTGTCAAATCTACTTTTCTAATTACTTGTTCACCAGAAAGGAAGGATTAGGGCAGCCTCCACAGATTTTATTTCaactggaaaaaaaacatacttacAAAGGGTAAATTAAATATCCTGGcaattctattcattttttacttGACTCTTTAGTCCAAAGCACATATCCAGATGCTTTATCAGGCAATACTGGAATACGAAcatgttcattttctttcattcaagaAAAAATAGGCTTATAATGTATTTCTGCTCCCTTTGTTTGACTTTATGTTGAATATGCCTGAATGTTTGCCTAATAGCTTTTTTTCCCCAGTCATGATGGTTCACTATgcttaaattaaaaaaatacataaaaaatataattaaacaaTCCTTGACAAGTCATTGAACATACTCACTCAAGTTTCACTTTATCACTCAAATAACCCAATACATAAGTAAAAGATACTGAAACAGAGATATTTATTTCAAGCcataaaaataatacaacagAAATTAAGAAGGCATATTGCTAACAGAAACAAAGGAGGCTGTTCTTTGGAAGTACTGGCAACCAATGTACTATAATCTGTGCAATTGTTTCTACACGACATCTAtaaaaataatttgataatgatgcaTGAACCAGACACACATGAATCACTGAAAATGTATTCCTGTTAAAACTTATAAATTATATAGGTAATAGACAAGTATATTTACAGCTGCAAGCAGAAATTATGCAGTTTTGAGACTTTTTCCATCTGCTTTACGGAATAAAATCATTAGCAACTAAATATTACATGTCTTATGGATGGAGAACTTCCAATAAATGAAAAGTTTACCATAGACAAAGGTAGAAATGTTAGATTTTTCCTGACAATTACAAACACCTAGTTATTACAACAAAGATCCAAGTCAGATTTATCtcatatttaataataaatattaaagacTGGACCAAAGTTACCAGAATAAAAATTGAGAAGAAAATCATATCATGTCTGCCATGAATGTAATTAAAAGTTGAAGAAATATAGTTTTGCTAATTAGCTTGAGATTCTGTACATTCTGAAGTTTTACAACAGAAGTACATTTCACATAGGAATTCACACAAGACCCACACAGCTGATGCAGAGGATTGTTTAGGTGTGTAAAAAATTACCTACAACAGacctatcattaataataataaagaaaaaggaaaacagatgtGGAAGGAAGCAGAGGCCTGACCAGACAATTTATCGAATGGTCTGAGCAAGCATGGATATCGGATGGCCCTTGTTTGAATCGGcttgtttcttatcttttttgtCCATGGCCCAGCATTTCCACATGCGGATGGTCTCATCGGCAGCTGCGCTCACTACCATCTGGCCATCAGGAGACACACACAGCTCCAGTACTCTACCAGTATGACCTGTGAAAGGAAGGAACTGAGATTTTAGTCATTGCTCTTGATAAAGTTTAAGATGATAAAAGGTTTTGTtaggtaaaataaaaaagaaagtttaaCTCTTTGTATTCTTGTTTAGTAACATTCAATAATAACACTGGCCAAGTAATGAGGGAAATTAGTAAGAACCtcacaaaataaaccaaaaatgtgAAAATTCTAAATACAAAAAACtgataattaaacaaaaaataaaacagttgTATGGATGAGCTTCAATCAATTTTCTTAAAATCTGAAGCAGTAATGTTGATGACATCACtacagaaataggaaaaaaatcaataaaatataatTCAATATGGATATTGATGCAACTTACCTGTGAGGTCAGCCACCTTTGCCATAGTTGGGTACTTCCAGATGGTAAGCTGATTGTTAGAGAATCCATGGCCTGATATAAACTCTTTGTAGTGTGCCGACCAAACAATAGATGACACCTAAAATAATCACGAAAATAAATTAGTTACATTCATTAAATCTGACTTTTAAAGTTCACATATTTGAAAAATTTAACCACCATTCTACTGAGAAACAATAATAGACAatatattatcatttgttattgatGCACTGAAAATTAACAGAATCTTTAAGTGTTTGCCAGAATTCCAGAGGGCCATGACAATGGAAGTTGGCTCTAAATTCAGCACATTATGCAGATCTGGAATCCTATAGCTCCAACACAAATAGTTCTCACGTTACAGAATTCCAAGTACACATTCAATTAAACAAGTGAAAATTATAGTCCAAATAACATCTGTTCTTCAGTCTGCACTCCATTACAATCTTCACCAAAGAGCATACAAAGTTTTAACAAACAGAAAGATCTTAATTTAAATGGTAAACATCATACAGCTATCTACTGTTGCTCTTCTAACTAGAAAAATGTATGACTGAGAATGCATATCTTCACAGTAAATAATATGAAGTTGACAGATTTCAACTATATCTTTTtcagaaatacataaattatTTTTGACAAAGACATAGTCAAATACAATTCATGTTGTGCtgatgtgtttattttctttcatatcttcTACATTTGTTGCAATGAACACTGCTCTGAGAAAGATATATTATGCAAGCTTTCTAGAACTAGCATTTCTAGTCCTGTTGTATGAAACAGTCCTGCTAGTCTCATTCACCTGAACTTTATATCAATCCTTAAAAGAGCACTGATCTTTAAAACTATCATGAACCAATTTTACATTTCACTCAGACAATAAGAAACTTGTTTTACTAATATCAAAACCAAAATAACCTGAGAATTAGTTGTGGTATCCTTAAGGCAAATTCCGGTTGTGCAGTTCCACAATCTGATGGTGCGATCAGCAGTCCCTCCTCCTGTAGCAAGAAGATTGTTCTGCCATGGACACCAAGCTACAGCCTGGAATATAAAATTATCTGTCATCATGCGGCACAGAAAAGATGCAATACTGCATCATAATACTTACATAACAATACACAGGAAAAGTACATAAGGCACATACTTACTTCACCATTATATACATTGCAAACTCATGACAAATCTGATGAGTAAGGGAAGAGTAAGACCTTAATAGAATATAAAAGCTTTTTATGGGGGTAGCTTACCTTGACAGCAGCTTGATGTTGAGTTAGCGTGTGGATCGGTGTAGTATTCATGCTATCCCAGATGTTTACCTGATTATCATTTCCACCAGAGGCAAGCAAACGCCCATCAGGAGACCACTTCAAACCACAGACCTCCTTTTGTGTAAAGGGACAGATATCTTATTAATACAATGATATGAGTGTTTAGCAAAAGAACTGATAACAGCAAGTATTAATATTCTAATATATCTTTAAGTGATTATCtatgagggggaagaaaaaggaaaaaagaggcaaATACTATAATTTTGCACATATCGTTTATCTACATCCATAATTAAGTGTTTTAGTCTGTAAATATGAAAAGATTATACaagtaatatatctatctaaaaacTGAAAAAATGCTTAGCATTCTTTAGATCTTCCATCACATGAAAATCTAAAGAATGCTTTTACATGAAATCttgcaataagagtaataaaaccTAAAAAATAACTCTCATGCAGCTTTGCAAAATCTGATGGAGAAACACATGGTAATTTAAACTAGCATATGACAAATTCAGTTCTTATACAGGAATAAAAAATGATCTACAGAGTACAAGCTCAGAACTTATTTACCTGAGAGTGCCCAGCTAAAGTAGCCACGTGATGTTCAGCCACTCTGACATCATGGTGGAAGATCTGCCCTAAACGAGAGCCAGAGGAAAGGATATACGAATTCCAGGAAAGGGTAGTGACACGGCTCTCATGGCCACCCATAGAGCGTACAAGCTTCTGCTGTGCAACATCCCAGAGCTGTGTGACACCCGAGCTATTGCCGATGGCGAGAACATTACCTTGTgttggaagaggtaagggaatgtgtaagtatacataaacaGAGTCAGTCTTCTCAGAGTCATTAACATGACTGAGAAGGGGCTTTTCAGTTATATTATCTTTCATCACATTATGCTATTCTCAACATCATCCTATCCAAACAAGGATATTGGACCGGATAAAAAATTTCATGTGTTAAAATCTTTTATAAAAATGtaattacaataagaaaaaactgcaaacaaaaggaaaataaaagaaagtgataCAATTTATGTATGACTCACAATTTCATATACTTTTGGTACAAATAAGTGATGAAAGTATAAATTGTTCTCTACACAGATAAAATATCCGCAAGAGTGATTCTTGACCTGGAGGTATCAGCAACTTCCAAGGTGGTTGCAAGCCCTTCGGAAAATGCAGGTTTATTTCTAATCAATTGTGGACTTTATTGACACTTTAGTAACTATCTGCTTATAATGGATTAGCATGTAGTAATTTAGCTATGAAATATTTCAATTTTCCATTCAGTTATCTTAATTCTGCaaactttattttgatttctttctgaaGACTTTTTcttaatttaaatttttaaaaatgaaaccTAAGTAGGACTTTTAATTTCTTTAAAGTCACAAATACTAGATTTCCATGATTTTCCAGGCTTCAAAACAAAATTCTATGATATTCCAGATCTGGAAATTCCAATTTCAATTTCCATGATTCTCCAGGACCTGTACGGACTCTGATATATACATCATGACTTGCAACAGGTGAGCCAACTGTACACAGCTTAGGCCTACCCACAAAATATAGACTGCTGAGTAATATAACATCATAAAAAAGTAAGGCCTTGTCATCATAGGGTTAACAAGAGCATATTCAAATAATGAGAAGTTTCATAATGATGCAACTGATTCATTGCTGATAAAAAGACATATGTacaattttcttttaaatatagGAGGGAATTTTATTTATAGATGCATGGGGGAATGAAGGAAGTAATAAATCTAGAAGAGCTGTAGTAGTAAAAAAATTAAGACCCACACATcttgtcactatttttttttgcgttctgTTAAGTCAACTGTTTAAGGTTTATGAATTTTGCATCAAGCTTCTAGATATTGAGTGAAGACATGACTTTCTAATACTTGCTGAGAAAACAGGTGTTTATAGATATCACaactatattgaatatataaagcATGAGATTTCttgtggtgaaaaaaaaaaaaaaaactaattcaaaACCTCAAAGTTTAATATTGTGTTTTACCACACTATTCTTAGAAGACATAATTACACATAATCAACTCAATGGGACAAATTACAAttgaaaaataaagcaataaatccAGTTTCAAATACCAACAGAAACTAATTATTCTGCATCAGGATTACTAATTAACGTATTTGATTGTTTTATGCAGAAGCAAATTACAGTCAAGGGAGAATAAAAATATTCAAGAGAAAATCTGTAATTTCACAGGACAGTTCTCAACTCTACAGTTGCAAAACTTCCAGGAATGCAGGATTTGTGCTAAACAACTAAATACTTTTTCCTGTGAAATTACTCACATTCTCACTCAGAACTTTACATTAAAAACTGCAGATATGAATGAGCAGTTCCACTAACCTTCCTTAATCCATGACAGAGAGCAGATATAGTCGGGGTCATCCA carries:
- the fzy gene encoding cell division cycle protein 20 homolog, whose protein sequence is MSHLQFDAKLSEALRMDGELTRGPIPRWQRKAMEQGMQTLSISNENSFANKSGQNTPRSVKTPHSGSFLDNKSPGRGKSPSRSKSPGRRVPMLVVRGAGQKTPSRKTPATPHNQQDRFIPNRSTTDTERSHHLLVTSMEASGGDKSREEDEVSLQQKEYQEKMTENLNDGVAPETRVLSFKSKAPQAKEGHLNNHKVLYSAGKPTVPKAATTRHIPNMPEKVLDAPELLDDYYLHLLDWSVNNHLAVALGNSVYVWNAGDGSITPLCQLDDPDYICSLSWIKEGNVLAIGNSSGVTQLWDVAQQKLVRSMGGHESRVTTLSWNSYILSSGSRLGQIFHHDVRVAEHHVATLAGHSQEVCGLKWSPDGRLLASGGNDNQVNIWDSMNTTPIHTLTQHQAAVKAVAWCPWQNNLLATGGGTADRTIRLWNCTTGICLKDTTTNSQVSSIVWSAHYKEFISGHGFSNNQLTIWKYPTMAKVADLTGHTGRVLELCVSPDGQMVVSAAADETIRMWKCWAMDKKDKKQADSNKGHPISMLAQTIR